In Harmonia axyridis chromosome X, icHarAxyr1.1, whole genome shotgun sequence, a single window of DNA contains:
- the LOC123686221 gene encoding histone H3, which yields MARTKQTARKSTGGKAPRKQLATKAARKSAPATGGVKKPHRYRPGTVALREIRRYQKSTELLIRKLPFQRLVREIAQDFKTDLRFQSSAVMALQEASEAYLVGLFEDTNLCAIHAKRVTIMPKDIQLARRIRGERA from the coding sequence ATGGCCCGTACGAAGCAAACCGCAAGAAAATCCACTGGCGGAAAGGCACCGCGTAAGCAACTTGCCACAAAAGCGGCACGTAAAAGTGCACCCGCTACTGGTGGCGTAAAAAAACCTCATCGTTACCGTCCAGGTACCGTAGCTCTTCGTGAGATCCGTCGTTATCAGAAAAGTACCGAGCTGTTGATTCGCAAACTTCCTTTCCAAAGGTTAGTGCGCGAAATTGCCCAAGACTTCAAGACCGATCTCCGTTTCCAGAGCTCCGCCGTGATGGCCCTTCAAGAAGCTAGCGAAGCTTATCTGGTCGGTCTATTCGAAGATACAAATTTATGTGCCATTCACGCCAAGAGAGTAACCATTATGCCGAAGGACATTCAACTTGCTCGACGTATCCGTGGCGAACGTGCTTAA
- the LOC123686229 gene encoding histone H2B-like, with product MPPKTSGKAAKKAGKAQKNISKSDKKKKRKRKESYAIYIYKVLKQVHPDTGISSKAMSIMNSFVNDIFERIAAEASRLAHYNKRSTITSREIQTAVRLLLPGELAKHAVSEGTKAVTKYTSSK from the coding sequence ATGCCTCCTAAAACTAGCGGAAAAGCTGCCAAGAAAGCTGGCAAGgcccaaaaaaacatttctaaaagcgacaagaagaagaaacgcaAGAGGAAGGAAAGTTACGCTATCTACATTTATAAAGTATTGAAACAAGTCCATCCGGATACGGGTATTTCAAGCAAGGCTATGAGCATCATGAACAGTTTCgttaatgatattttcgaaCGCATCGCCGCCGAGGCGAGTAGACTTGCTCACTACAACAAACGTTCGACAATAACCAGCAGGGAAATTCAAACAGCAGTGCGCCTTCTCTTGCCCGGTGAGTTGGCAAAACACGCCGTCAGCGAAGGAACTAAAGCAGTAACAAAATACACCAGTTCCAAATAA
- the LOC123686232 gene encoding histone H4 — MTGRGKGGKGLGKGGAKRHRKVLRDNIQGITKPAIRRLARRGGVKRISGLIYEETRGVLKVFLENVIRDAVTYTEHAKRKTVTAMDVVYALKRQGRTLYGFGG; from the coding sequence ATGACTGGCAGAGGCAAAGGTGGTAAGGGTTTGGGAAAAGGTGGCGCTAAGCGTCACAGGAAAGTTCTACGAGACAATATCCAAGGAATCACGAAGCCCGCTATCAGAAGATTGGCCCGCCGCGGTGGGGTGAAACGTATCTCTGGTTTGATTTACGAAGAAACTAGAGGTGTACTTAAGGTATTCCTAGAAAACGTTATTAGAGACGCTGTAACTTACACCGAACACGCAAAAAGGAAGACTGTAACAGCAATGGACGTCGTATATGCTTTGAAACGCCAAGGTCGTACGTTGTACGGTTTCGGAGGTTAA